One genomic region from Leptolyngbyaceae cyanobacterium JSC-12 encodes:
- a CDS encoding hypothetical protein (IMG reference gene:2510096658), whose amino-acid sequence MTFAESHSDTVPVQLPNGAVVKVEVASTGREDVGFDVKQFQPVADAIEGVVQMIVAPIQKVKPKKATVKFGMELALESGQLTAVIVKGSGKGNLEITLEWEAPTKE is encoded by the coding sequence ATGACCTTTGCAGAATCTCACAGTGATACCGTTCCCGTTCAGCTTCCCAATGGGGCTGTCGTCAAAGTCGAAGTTGCCAGTACGGGGCGAGAAGATGTGGGGTTTGATGTGAAGCAGTTTCAGCCAGTTGCCGATGCGATCGAGGGGGTGGTGCAGATGATTGTGGCACCCATTCAGAAGGTGAAACCGAAGAAGGCGACGGTGAAATTTGGCATGGAACTGGCGCTTGAATCAGGTCAACTGACGGCAGTGATTGTCAAGGGTTCTGGCAAAGGAAATTTAGAGATTACACTGGAGTGGGAAGCGCCGACAAAGGAGTGA
- a CDS encoding putative NTPase (NACHT family) (IMG reference gene:2510096659~PFAM: NACHT domain), protein MPPLEDLLQQCTVKINVPGAWGTGFFVAPGLVLTCAHVVRKAADLQVTVVYPARESPLSATVKAQADDGKTLDLALVELSEPLPDHPCVLLGEESVAIGQALYGYGYLESYTHAAPVRSVNEGLTGDTPPLLKLQSAQIEKGISGAALLNLKTGEVCGMVKETRAAGFDLGGGAIPTRVILEQFPELRQLQRQFHGGDRRWVNLITQPGIDFQPYLQAILTNEDYREWQEVYTPTTVEDRRRISVQDTPSVSQPRFSSRLKLRAETVKLDKQEQDDRPGESSKPQEWVEQWDVLAGLRNYAVEHVVLVGKPGSGKSTALERLLWEEAEKALQDPKARIPVLVKLRRCTVTIEALIRDFLVGHQVALELVQIEELLRQGRFLLLLDGLNELPKAFETELANFRDRYRRTTPMIVSMRDLSGGGTLGIEKTLKMLPLTEPQMREFVRGYLGAKGDRLFQQLQGDRLRKFAETPLLLWMLCRVFAHNGEVPDNLGLAFREFAQLYDQELQEDAPAESRDQWHKLLRHLAFVMMQGKTALDPQLSIPREEAEDCLTAYLRQEDRANPRGNAEQWLKDLLKYHRSNPLFNPILRNTLSFATN, encoded by the coding sequence TTGCCCCCATTAGAGGATCTGCTGCAACAGTGTACAGTCAAGATCAACGTCCCTGGTGCTTGGGGGACGGGCTTTTTTGTGGCTCCGGGGTTGGTTTTGACCTGTGCCCATGTGGTGCGGAAAGCGGCTGATTTGCAGGTCACTGTGGTTTATCCAGCACGAGAATCGCCTCTGTCGGCTACCGTGAAGGCACAAGCAGACGATGGTAAAACGCTTGATCTGGCTCTGGTTGAACTCTCTGAGCCGTTGCCCGATCATCCCTGTGTATTGTTAGGTGAGGAGTCGGTGGCGATCGGTCAGGCACTGTATGGCTACGGCTATTTAGAGTCCTACACCCATGCAGCCCCGGTGCGTTCGGTCAATGAAGGGTTGACGGGAGATACGCCACCCTTACTCAAACTTCAAAGCGCGCAAATTGAAAAAGGGATTAGTGGTGCTGCATTGCTGAATCTGAAGACGGGCGAGGTGTGTGGCATGGTCAAGGAAACCCGTGCCGCTGGGTTTGATCTGGGGGGTGGGGCGATTCCGACTCGTGTAATTTTGGAGCAGTTTCCGGAGTTGCGGCAGCTTCAGCGGCAGTTTCATGGGGGCGATCGCCGTTGGGTAAACCTGATTACGCAACCTGGAATTGACTTTCAGCCCTATTTACAAGCCATCCTTACTAATGAAGATTATCGGGAATGGCAAGAGGTCTACACACCTACAACGGTCGAAGATCGGCGACGAATATCAGTGCAAGATACCCCGAGTGTTTCCCAACCGCGGTTTTCATCGCGGTTAAAGTTGCGGGCAGAGACGGTAAAGCTCGACAAGCAGGAGCAGGACGATCGCCCCGGTGAATCATCAAAACCACAAGAGTGGGTTGAGCAATGGGATGTGTTGGCAGGGCTGCGAAACTATGCAGTGGAGCATGTGGTGCTGGTCGGCAAGCCCGGATCGGGAAAATCTACTGCGCTGGAACGGTTGCTTTGGGAAGAGGCGGAGAAGGCGTTGCAAGATCCTAAGGCTCGAATTCCGGTGTTGGTGAAGTTACGACGTTGTACGGTCACGATTGAGGCACTGATTCGAGATTTCCTGGTGGGTCATCAGGTCGCCCTAGAGCTTGTCCAGATTGAGGAACTGCTGCGTCAGGGCAGATTCCTGTTATTGCTGGATGGCTTAAACGAATTACCGAAAGCCTTTGAGACGGAGTTGGCTAACTTCCGCGATCGCTATCGTCGCACCACACCGATGATTGTCTCGATGCGGGACTTGAGTGGAGGTGGCACCCTGGGCATTGAGAAAACCCTGAAAATGTTGCCCTTGACGGAACCCCAAATGCGCGAGTTTGTGCGGGGATATCTAGGAGCGAAAGGCGATCGGCTATTCCAGCAACTTCAGGGTGACAGACTCCGGAAGTTTGCCGAAACACCACTCCTGTTGTGGATGCTCTGTCGGGTATTCGCTCACAATGGCGAGGTGCCTGACAATCTCGGACTCGCATTTCGAGAGTTTGCCCAACTCTATGACCAAGAACTCCAGGAAGATGCCCCAGCAGAGTCTAGGGATCAATGGCATAAACTGCTGCGTCATCTGGCTTTTGTCATGATGCAGGGAAAAACCGCGCTCGACCCTCAGCTATCAATACCCAGGGAGGAAGCAGAAGACTGTTTAACAGCGTATTTGCGGCAAGAAGACCGGGCTAATCCTAGAGGGAATGCCGAACAATGGCTTAAGGATTTGTTGAAATATCACCGATCCAACCCGTTATTCAACCCAATCTTGAGGAACACATTGAGTTTCGCCACCAACTGA
- a CDS encoding HEAT repeat-containing protein (IMG reference gene:2510096660~PFAM: PBS lyase HEAT-like repeat) produces MLALVEEGDQALRVVKLAMDGVDLMLGARLAGEVKDSFQSQTVDWINAREIPNILKVDCWATSHSDEAIPDLLQALQHPDSEVRRSAAAALGKVGSGLAIPGLLEALQDQDSEVRRSAAAALGNLGSEAAIPGLLQALQDQNWSVRESAAAALGKVGSAATITDLWQLHLRQPAPYLKNAIAAIQNRCQFYNPVLQR; encoded by the coding sequence ATGCTGGCGCTGGTGGAGGAGGGAGACCAGGCCCTGCGAGTAGTGAAGCTGGCAATGGACGGCGTGGACTTGATGCTAGGAGCCAGACTGGCAGGGGAAGTCAAGGACTCTTTCCAATCTCAAACCGTAGACTGGATTAATGCCCGGGAAATCCCAAACATTCTAAAAGTGGACTGTTGGGCCACCAGCCACAGTGATGAGGCGATTCCGGACTTGCTCCAGGCGCTCCAACACCCGGACTCGGAGGTTCGTAGGAGCGCGGCTGCGGCGTTAGGGAAAGTGGGGAGTGGGTTGGCGATTCCGGGCTTGCTCGAGGCACTCCAAGACCAGGACTCGGAGGTTCGTAGGAGCGCGGCTGCGGCGTTAGGGAATTTGGGGAGTGAGGCGGCGATTCCGGGCTTGCTCCAGGCGCTCCAAGACCAGAACTGGTCGGTTCGTGAGAGCGCGGCTGCGGCGTTAGGGAAAGTGGGGAGTGCAGCCACAATAACTGATTTGTGGCAGTTGCATCTGCGACAACCTGCGCCCTACCTGAAGAATGCGATTGCCGCTATCCAAAACCGCTGCCAGTTCTACAATCCAGTTCTACAACGATGA
- a CDS encoding MoaD family protein (IMG reference gene:2510096661~PFAM: ThiS family~TIGRFAM: MoaD family protein, archaeal), whose translation MAVKVLIPTPLQKLTNDQATVECEGSTVAALLESLESNCPGIKGRLCDDNGELRRFVNFYVNSEDIRFLQGVDTPLKDGDEVSIIPAIAGG comes from the coding sequence ATGGCTGTTAAAGTTTTGATTCCAACTCCTTTGCAAAAATTGACGAATGACCAGGCAACGGTTGAGTGCGAAGGCTCGACAGTTGCTGCTTTGTTAGAATCGCTGGAAAGCAACTGTCCCGGAATTAAAGGACGCTTATGTGACGATAATGGTGAATTGCGTCGCTTTGTAAATTTCTACGTGAACAGCGAAGATATTCGGTTTTTGCAAGGGGTTGATACCCCTCTCAAGGATGGGGATGAGGTTAGTATTATCCCAGCGATCGCAGGTGGCTAA
- a CDS encoding L-threonine synthase (IMG reference gene:2510096662~PFAM: NinF protein; Pyridoxal-phosphate dependent enzyme~TIGRFAM: threonine synthase) — MKQPDVKTRETQPMTQVTQLKPQSVATFRALKCKECGAEYEPKAIHVCEFCFGPLEVAYDYDAIRRTVTRESIQAGSYSIWRYRAFLPVESEQPIDVGTGLTPLVQAKRLARRLGLNKLYIKNDAVNMPTLSFKDRVVSVALTRARELGFSTVSCASTGNLANSTAAIAAHAGLDCCVFIPADLEAGKVMGTLIYSPTVMAVQGNYDQVNRLCSEVANTHGWGFVNINLRPYYSEGSKTLGYEVVEQLGWQLPDHIVAPLASGSLFTKIYKGFREFVEVGLVEDKPVRFSGAQAEGCSPIAQAFREKRDFISPVKPNTIAKSIAIGNPADGVYAIDIARKTDGNIESVTDAEIIDGIKLLAETEGIFTETAGGTTIAVLKKLVDAGKINPDETTVVYITGNGLKTQEAVQGYVGEPLTIEPKLDSFERALERSRTLDRLEWQQVLV, encoded by the coding sequence ATGAAACAACCCGATGTAAAGACGCGAGAGACTCAACCCATGACCCAGGTAACCCAACTCAAACCTCAATCAGTAGCAACCTTCCGTGCTCTGAAATGTAAGGAATGTGGTGCAGAGTACGAACCGAAAGCAATTCACGTTTGCGAATTTTGTTTTGGACCGTTGGAAGTTGCCTACGACTATGACGCCATCCGCCGCACTGTTACTCGCGAAAGTATTCAGGCAGGTTCTTATTCCATCTGGCGCTACCGGGCGTTTTTACCTGTTGAGTCGGAACAGCCGATTGATGTTGGAACGGGGTTAACTCCCTTAGTACAAGCTAAGCGGTTGGCGCGTCGGCTAGGGTTGAACAAGCTTTATATCAAAAATGATGCGGTTAATATGCCTACCCTCAGTTTCAAAGATCGGGTGGTTTCCGTAGCATTGACTCGTGCTCGTGAATTAGGTTTTTCCACAGTCTCTTGCGCTAGCACAGGCAACTTAGCGAATTCAACAGCGGCGATCGCAGCCCATGCAGGCTTGGATTGTTGCGTTTTTATTCCGGCTGACTTGGAAGCAGGAAAAGTTATGGGTACCTTGATCTACAGTCCCACCGTGATGGCTGTACAGGGCAACTACGATCAGGTGAATCGCCTTTGTTCGGAAGTGGCAAACACCCACGGTTGGGGTTTCGTCAACATCAACCTGCGTCCCTACTATTCCGAAGGGTCTAAGACGTTGGGATACGAAGTGGTAGAGCAACTAGGCTGGCAATTGCCGGATCATATTGTGGCACCGCTGGCTTCTGGCTCTCTGTTTACCAAGATTTACAAAGGTTTCCGCGAGTTTGTAGAAGTTGGACTGGTGGAAGACAAACCCGTTCGCTTCAGTGGTGCTCAGGCAGAGGGATGCTCTCCTATTGCCCAAGCCTTCCGAGAAAAACGGGACTTCATCTCGCCTGTGAAACCGAATACTATTGCTAAGTCCATTGCGATCGGCAACCCAGCTGATGGCGTTTATGCTATAGACATTGCTCGTAAAACCGACGGCAACATTGAATCTGTGACGGATGCTGAAATCATAGACGGTATCAAGCTGCTGGCAGAAACCGAAGGCATTTTCACTGAAACGGCTGGTGGTACTACGATTGCAGTGCTCAAGAAATTGGTAGACGCAGGCAAAATTAACCCTGATGAAACTACGGTTGTCTACATCACAGGCAATGGGTTAAAAACGCAGGAAGCCGTGCAAGGCTATGTGGGTGAACCGCTCACCATTGAGCCGAAACTCGATAGTTTTGAACGGGCACTGGAACGTTCCCGCACTCTAGATCGCCTGGAATGGCAACAAGTGTTGGTCTAG
- a CDS encoding putative Zn-dependent peptidase (IMG reference gene:2510096663~PFAM: Peptidase M16 inactive domain; Insulinase (Peptidase family M16)), protein MQENQKQRIVKIVAVGFSLLAIPLILLLLTFVLPVQSATPKHYTDLTFPPLPEITVPKYTQFKLANGMSVYLMEDHELPLVGGTALIRTGDRFEPGDKVGLGDIMATVMRTGGTPTRSGDEINQFLERRAASVETGMGETSGSAGFSALAEDLEPVFKLFADILRNPAFPDDKLKLAKMQQRGAIARRNDDPNAIAGREFSKLIYGETSPYARTVEYRTLDNISRADLVQFYRQYYVPQNVLLGIVGDFDTAKMRQLVEATFGDWQQVPTTKQPLPPVTQAKTSGIFLVDQPQLTQSSVQIGHLGGQLNSPDYAALSVMNGVLNGFGGRLFNEVRSRQGLAYSVYASWRPSFDYPGIFVAGGQTRSDATVDFIKSIFAEIEKIRTAPISAKELAYAKDTVLNSFIFNFQDPAQTLSRVLRYDYFGYPKDFIFQYRKGVEATTIADVQRVAKTYLKPERLVTLVVGNSNQIQPPLSSLSPDARVTAIDITIPPPKQG, encoded by the coding sequence ATGCAGGAAAATCAAAAGCAGCGGATTGTGAAGATTGTTGCGGTGGGATTTTCGCTATTAGCAATCCCGTTAATCCTGCTACTGCTGACGTTTGTGCTACCAGTCCAAAGTGCCACTCCCAAGCACTATACGGATTTAACTTTTCCGCCATTACCAGAAATTACCGTCCCCAAGTACACCCAGTTCAAGTTGGCGAATGGAATGTCGGTGTATTTGATGGAAGACCATGAATTGCCCCTGGTCGGTGGAACGGCGCTAATTCGGACGGGCGATCGCTTTGAGCCAGGAGATAAGGTGGGGCTGGGAGACATTATGGCGACGGTGATGCGAACTGGGGGGACACCCACCCGATCTGGGGATGAAATCAACCAGTTTCTGGAACGTCGTGCGGCATCGGTTGAAACGGGCATGGGAGAAACCTCTGGTAGTGCAGGTTTTAGTGCTTTGGCGGAAGATTTAGAACCTGTATTCAAGCTGTTTGCAGACATTTTGCGGAATCCAGCATTTCCTGACGATAAATTGAAGTTGGCAAAGATGCAGCAGCGGGGTGCGATCGCTCGTCGGAATGATGATCCGAATGCGATTGCCGGACGGGAATTCAGCAAACTGATCTATGGCGAAACAAGTCCCTACGCTCGCACTGTCGAGTACCGCACATTGGATAACATCTCACGGGCGGATCTGGTGCAGTTTTACCGGCAGTACTACGTGCCACAGAATGTATTGTTGGGGATTGTTGGGGATTTTGATACTGCCAAAATGCGCCAACTGGTAGAAGCAACCTTTGGCGATTGGCAACAAGTTCCAACAACTAAGCAACCACTGCCGCCCGTAACTCAAGCCAAAACCAGTGGCATTTTCTTGGTAGATCAACCGCAACTTACCCAAAGCAGTGTCCAGATTGGACATCTGGGTGGGCAGCTAAATAGCCCAGATTATGCTGCTTTGTCTGTAATGAATGGTGTGTTGAACGGCTTTGGCGGACGCTTGTTTAACGAGGTGCGATCGCGACAGGGACTCGCCTACTCCGTTTATGCTTCCTGGCGACCCAGCTTTGACTATCCTGGGATATTTGTCGCTGGTGGGCAAACGCGATCAGATGCCACAGTTGATTTCATCAAAAGCATCTTTGCCGAAATTGAAAAAATTCGCACAGCTCCCATTTCTGCAAAAGAATTGGCTTATGCCAAAGACACCGTTTTGAACTCCTTCATTTTCAACTTCCAGGATCCGGCACAAACTCTATCACGGGTGCTGCGCTATGACTATTTCGGTTATCCCAAAGACTTTATCTTCCAATATCGCAAAGGGGTTGAAGCCACAACGATCGCAGATGTGCAGCGTGTTGCCAAAACCTACCTCAAACCAGAAAGGTTAGTGACTTTGGTCGTTGGCAACTCCAATCAAATTCAACCGCCACTGTCTAGTCTCAGTCCTGATGCACGGGTAACTGCGATCGATATCACCATCCCGCCACCCAAACAGGGTTAG
- a CDS encoding K+ transport system, NAD-binding component (IMG reference gene:2510096664~PFAM: TrkA-N domain; TrkA-C domain), whose amino-acid sequence MTPANFVQSDQHTLHSRIEQHSLNASISSHSSDSSDSSAGRFLVCGLGSLGQFCVSLLKEFGVPVCAITLTQPLSWEIPNLPDLVDDLLIGDCRQPDLLEKVGIQACRAVLLVASDERVNIEAAFAVRLLNPTVRLIVRSAKENLNELVGDRLGNFVAFEATQLPAPAFAIAALSSEIRGFITLGDYTLRVVKVSITKEHRWCDRRVLHELNTQTRRVLSYIPYGSPLPTEFYQWNPDALVQAGDLIAYIELSETLSTQHRQASSTIAQTKKSKNRQSVETWTRQVVSTRYWQQRLASVWRSTAQQQSKRVVALVGAGILTLLMLGTIILKLTQPDASIFHAFYVSGVMLLGSYDTVYGALSLQDTIPLWMRLMNLSYMLAGTASIAVLYALLTETLLAAKFQLPKKRPPAPEENHVVLVGLGRVGRRVAAFLQQLKQPVVGVSNIPLEPTVLPQLSVVVGDLASSLERVNLESAKSVVVATDDEMANLEIGLMAHRVNPNCALVIRTFDPRFSSSVARLLPYAKVLCAYDLAAEAFVAAAFGENILNLLRLNEQTVLTTEYMVAPNDTLNGRLLSEVSYGYGVVPILYEHADKPIRLMPSDDTRLEIGDRLVVLATIESLQRIERGELLPKSYRVQIEQALSTDSVFDGANAIARVSDCSIQLARDVMNNLPAQFPNLLYKHQALRLVRELTKAQVIAHVASISSK is encoded by the coding sequence ATGACACCTGCGAACTTTGTCCAGTCCGATCAGCACACGTTGCACTCCAGGATTGAACAGCATTCTTTAAACGCTTCTATTTCTTCTCATTCGTCTGATTCGTCTGATTCGTCTGCTGGGCGCTTTTTAGTTTGTGGATTGGGCAGTTTAGGGCAGTTTTGCGTTTCTTTGCTCAAAGAGTTTGGTGTGCCAGTTTGTGCCATTACGCTCACACAACCCTTGAGTTGGGAAATTCCTAATCTGCCGGATTTGGTGGATGATTTGTTGATTGGGGATTGTCGCCAGCCTGATTTATTAGAAAAGGTTGGAATTCAAGCCTGCCGTGCTGTCTTGTTGGTTGCCAGTGATGAACGGGTGAATATTGAGGCGGCGTTTGCAGTGCGGTTGCTGAATCCGACAGTGCGATTGATTGTGCGTTCAGCAAAAGAGAACTTGAATGAATTGGTAGGAGATCGCCTGGGAAACTTTGTTGCTTTTGAAGCGACTCAACTGCCTGCACCAGCGTTTGCGATTGCTGCACTCAGTAGCGAGATTCGGGGCTTTATTACACTAGGCGATTACACCCTGCGAGTGGTCAAAGTTTCAATTACGAAAGAGCATCGCTGGTGCGATCGCCGCGTGTTGCATGAGTTGAATACTCAAACGCGGCGGGTGCTGAGCTATATCCCTTATGGTTCACCCTTGCCTACTGAATTTTATCAATGGAATCCAGATGCTCTAGTGCAAGCAGGCGATTTAATTGCCTATATTGAGCTATCTGAAACTCTGTCAACGCAACACAGACAAGCCAGTTCAACAATTGCTCAGACTAAAAAATCAAAGAATCGCCAGTCTGTAGAGACTTGGACTCGTCAGGTTGTTTCAACCCGGTATTGGCAGCAGCGATTAGCTAGCGTTTGGCGATCGACTGCGCAACAGCAATCAAAACGGGTTGTCGCACTAGTTGGAGCAGGCATTTTGACTTTGCTCATGCTAGGAACAATCATACTCAAGTTAACCCAACCGGACGCTAGCATTTTTCATGCCTTTTACGTGTCAGGTGTGATGTTGCTTGGCTCCTACGATACTGTCTATGGTGCTCTCAGCCTTCAAGATACGATTCCTCTATGGATGCGGCTGATGAACCTGAGCTACATGCTGGCAGGAACCGCTTCGATCGCTGTCTTATATGCTCTTTTAACTGAAACTCTGCTGGCTGCCAAATTTCAACTACCGAAAAAGCGCCCTCCTGCGCCAGAAGAAAATCACGTTGTTTTAGTGGGGCTAGGGCGAGTTGGGCGACGAGTGGCAGCCTTTCTTCAGCAACTCAAGCAACCTGTAGTGGGAGTGAGCAATATCCCATTGGAACCCACAGTGCTACCGCAGTTGTCCGTGGTAGTTGGCGATTTAGCTAGCAGCTTAGAGCGAGTAAATTTGGAATCTGCCAAGAGTGTTGTGGTTGCAACCGATGATGAAATGGCCAATTTGGAAATTGGATTGATGGCGCATCGGGTAAATCCCAACTGTGCTCTAGTTATTCGCACCTTTGACCCACGGTTTAGTAGCAGTGTGGCGCGATTGCTGCCCTATGCCAAGGTTCTGTGTGCCTATGATTTAGCGGCAGAAGCGTTTGTTGCAGCAGCATTTGGCGAAAATATTTTGAATCTGCTGCGGTTGAATGAACAAACGGTGTTAACGACTGAGTATATGGTTGCGCCGAACGATACATTAAATGGGCGGTTATTGAGTGAGGTATCTTACGGGTATGGCGTGGTGCCAATTCTCTATGAACATGCGGATAAACCGATTCGGTTAATGCCTTCGGATGATACACGGTTGGAGATAGGCGATCGCCTGGTTGTGTTAGCAACAATTGAAAGTTTGCAGCGAATTGAACGCGGTGAACTGCTTCCAAAAAGCTATCGAGTCCAGATTGAGCAGGCGCTCTCAACGGATTCAGTGTTTGATGGAGCCAACGCGATCGCCCGTGTGTCTGATTGCAGTATTCAACTTGCCCGGGACGTAATGAACAATCTGCCTGCTCAATTTCCCAATCTGCTGTATAAACACCAAGCCCTACGCCTGGTGCGGGAACTCACAAAAGCACAAGTCATTGCTCACGTTGCCTCCATCAGTAGCAAGTAA
- a CDS encoding phosphate ABC transporter substrate-binding protein, PhoT family (IMG reference gene:2510096665), protein MVKKVKAPSPIPYVATAIALLSGGYWWFNPGKMPSQLLKKLAQESIGLENSRRPAIAFPMPQSVPANTVVDIDGSTSMVTINQSLKRAFEQKFPGTEVLVAANGSNRGIQTLQTGMIDIAAISRPLTAQEQAQGLQAVEITNDAIAIVVGNTNPFKGSLTSQQVQGIFQGTIVNWSQVGGPNKMIRVINRPPASGTHQAFKDQVLKGGNFGSTLNITTLPRDATTPLLRSLGTDGIGYATDAQVVNQTTVRVVAIDGLRPDQPAYPYRRTLFYAYQAPASSVVQAFLGFALSAQGKQAMLRDVP, encoded by the coding sequence ATGGTTAAAAAAGTAAAAGCACCATCGCCTATTCCTTATGTTGCTACTGCGATTGCTCTGCTGTCAGGTGGCTACTGGTGGTTCAACCCAGGAAAAATGCCATCACAATTACTCAAAAAATTGGCACAGGAGTCGATTGGTTTGGAGAACTCTCGCCGACCTGCGATCGCGTTTCCCATGCCGCAATCAGTTCCAGCCAATACTGTAGTCGATATTGACGGCTCAACCAGCATGGTGACAATTAACCAGAGCTTGAAACGAGCATTTGAGCAAAAGTTCCCTGGGACAGAAGTTCTTGTCGCGGCAAATGGTTCAAATCGAGGGATTCAAACCTTGCAAACTGGAATGATTGATATTGCAGCAATCTCGCGTCCCTTGACAGCGCAAGAACAGGCGCAGGGGTTACAGGCTGTTGAAATCACCAATGATGCGATCGCGATCGTTGTAGGCAACACGAATCCCTTCAAAGGCAGCTTAACATCGCAACAGGTGCAGGGAATTTTTCAGGGGACGATCGTCAACTGGTCACAAGTAGGCGGTCCTAACAAAATGATCCGTGTAATCAACCGACCACCTGCAAGCGGCACCCATCAAGCTTTCAAAGATCAAGTATTGAAGGGTGGCAATTTTGGCAGCACACTCAACATCACTACTCTGCCACGAGATGCTACAACTCCATTGTTGCGATCGCTGGGGACGGATGGCATTGGCTATGCAACGGATGCTCAGGTCGTGAATCAAACAACAGTTCGAGTCGTTGCCATTGATGGCTTGCGACCAGATCAGCCAGCCTATCCCTATCGCCGCACCTTGTTCTATGCCTATCAAGCTCCAGCCAGCAGCGTTGTCCAAGCTTTTTTAGGGTTTGCTCTTTCCGCTCAAGGTAAACAGGCAATGTTGAGGGACGTGCCATGA
- a CDS encoding hypothetical protein (IMG reference gene:2510096666), whose translation MNNRLTPEQLRKIVAEVGELNLQRQKELEPDQVREILMELDLPPELLEDAMVQLQRREALAVQERRQRWIVGGALTALMIAITGMGFWMYQGQQALNRVTSQQARITLVQDDSNSLSSVNRPAEVVYRVTLRDAPIGKTLTLRCDWVNPSGQVVKQVQYETRTITTPIWDTRCRYQLGSGAATGTWQVMMSMGNRPLSNTRFEVR comes from the coding sequence ATGAACAATCGATTAACCCCAGAACAGCTACGCAAAATTGTGGCAGAAGTTGGTGAACTGAATCTCCAACGCCAAAAAGAGTTGGAGCCAGACCAGGTGAGAGAGATTTTGATGGAGTTGGATCTGCCGCCAGAATTGCTGGAAGATGCGATGGTTCAGCTACAACGGCGAGAAGCATTAGCGGTTCAGGAACGGCGACAACGGTGGATTGTGGGGGGGGCGCTCACAGCGTTGATGATTGCGATTACTGGGATGGGATTTTGGATGTATCAAGGGCAGCAAGCACTGAATCGAGTTACCTCTCAACAAGCCCGCATTACCCTGGTTCAGGATGACAGCAACAGTTTAAGCAGCGTGAACCGCCCTGCTGAAGTCGTGTATCGCGTGACGCTACGAGATGCTCCCATAGGCAAAACGCTGACTCTGCGTTGTGATTGGGTAAATCCATCTGGGCAAGTCGTCAAGCAGGTGCAATACGAAACTCGCACGATTACGACACCCATTTGGGATACTCGCTGTCGTTACCAGTTAGGATCTGGAGCGGCAACTGGCACCTGGCAGGTAATGATGTCGATGGGCAATCGTCCGCTGAGCAACACAAGGTTTGAAGTGAGGTAG